From Balneola vulgaris DSM 17893:
GATTTCTTCGCTGGTTGCTCTTAATGGTAGGATTAGGCGCCATTATTGCACTTACAGGAATGAATGTATTTAGCCTCTACGATATTCGTAATCGTGTAACGGAAAGCGAAAATGAAAGGCAGCTCAAAAAATCCGAAGACATAACGCTGATTGTCCGTGATGAAATTTATACACCGTTTAATAAGCTTTTAAATATTAATGATGATCTAGAAGCTACTCTTGAGCAAGGCAATCGCTCTCCGGAAACACTTATTAGCATTCTAGCCGATTTATCCAACAATCCATATATCAACTCGATTTATTACACCCCAGTTGATAAGGACCCATGCATTAGTGATGAGAGCATCTTTTACTACAATAAAGAACGTAGACGCATCCAACCTACCAATAATTACAGCACTTTATTATGTGATGGCGTTGGGCTAATTCGATCTACCACGCGTATTCAAGTAAACAACTTTGATTTACGTTGGAGAGCGATGATTGAGTTTGACGCACACCGAAGTATGAACATCGGGTTAATCAACTTAGCTGAAAACCGTGTGGTTGGTTATTTCACCTTCATCTTAAACCAAGACATGATAGTGGAGAGCTTAATTGCTCCACTCATTAAGAATTACTTTGAGCCCAGTAATACAAGTGGCACGGTTGTTTGGCTTCATGATCATAAAAGAGATATCGTACTTGCTAGTAGCGACCCTTCGGTTCCTTTTGATGTAGACCTAATTGATCAACGCGTTCGATTTCCACGATTTTTTGGTGACTGGAATATTAAAATAGCCTTCATTAACCCTCCGATTTCTTCCGCATATCAAGAAACATTCTTGAAAAATATCATTGTGTTAGGAACTGCAGTTCTCTTTTTGATGGGATCATTGTTATTCATGTTTTATACGGCTCAAAAAGAACGCGCCTTATCCCAAAGGCAGGCGGGTTTCCTAGCTAATGTAACCCATGAATTAAAAACTCCACTAGCTGTAATGCAGGCCGCTGGAGAGAATATTGCAGATGGTAGAGTAACAGAACCTAAGCGCCTAAAAAGGTATGGATCGCATATTTATGATGAATCTGTTCGACTTCGAAAAATGATCGAAAAACTTCTTGATGTGGCTAAGTACGATGCTGGGCAGAATGCCATGAACTTAGTGCCCCATAACATGAAGCAATTGGTTGAAAAGTATTTAAATGAGAATAGAGAATATATCGAGGAAGCTGGGTTTGAAATTGAATACCGACACGAGTCTAATGTAGACTATTCAGTGCTTGTAGACAGCGATAGCATCGAGACAGTTTTAAGCAATTTAACTGAGAATGCAATTAAGTATAGCAACAACGAAAAAGTGATTCTTTATAGAATCTTTGCGGATACAACTCACATCATTATTGAGATCGAGGATCATGGAGTTGGGATACAGAAAAAAGAGCTTAAGAATATTTTTAAGAAATTTTACCGAGTTGAAGAAACCTTAGTGGCTAAAACAAAAGGCCATGGTTTAGGACTTAGCATCGTAAAAAGCCTCATAGAATTAAATAAAGGGCGTATTTCGGTATCAAGTGAATATGGAAAGGGTACTATTTTCAAGATTGCATTTCCCAAGATAAAAGACTGAGAAATTGTAAAAT
This genomic window contains:
- a CDS encoding sensor histidine kinase, which translates into the protein MMRILKTKNTLARNRFLRWLLLMVGLGAIIALTGMNVFSLYDIRNRVTESENERQLKKSEDITLIVRDEIYTPFNKLLNINDDLEATLEQGNRSPETLISILADLSNNPYINSIYYTPVDKDPCISDESIFYYNKERRRIQPTNNYSTLLCDGVGLIRSTTRIQVNNFDLRWRAMIEFDAHRSMNIGLINLAENRVVGYFTFILNQDMIVESLIAPLIKNYFEPSNTSGTVVWLHDHKRDIVLASSDPSVPFDVDLIDQRVRFPRFFGDWNIKIAFINPPISSAYQETFLKNIIVLGTAVLFLMGSLLFMFYTAQKERALSQRQAGFLANVTHELKTPLAVMQAAGENIADGRVTEPKRLKRYGSHIYDESVRLRKMIEKLLDVAKYDAGQNAMNLVPHNMKQLVEKYLNENREYIEEAGFEIEYRHESNVDYSVLVDSDSIETVLSNLTENAIKYSNNEKVILYRIFADTTHIIIEIEDHGVGIQKKELKNIFKKFYRVEETLVAKTKGHGLGLSIVKSLIELNKGRISVSSEYGKGTIFKIAFPKIKD